A DNA window from Flavisolibacter ginsenosidimutans contains the following coding sequences:
- a CDS encoding c-type cytochrome, protein MKTKIFSLIAAFSFTLSVTAAPPAEEGKSIFAARCAACHNVNKVLVGPALAGVDTRHSIEWIVNFVHSSQTVIKSGDTAAVALFNKFNHVQMPNHPDLSEGQIKNVVEYIKTEAKAGGEKAPFAKPYSARPNYAPLSSANYGFFLSYFALVGLLICVLLFAVQLKQYERRVAGEE, encoded by the coding sequence ATGAAAACAAAAATATTTTCACTCATTGCTGCTTTTTCTTTCACGCTTTCCGTCACGGCTGCGCCGCCGGCAGAAGAAGGCAAATCTATTTTTGCCGCCCGCTGCGCCGCTTGTCACAACGTCAATAAAGTGTTAGTGGGTCCAGCACTTGCCGGTGTGGATACACGACACTCCATCGAGTGGATTGTAAACTTTGTTCATTCCTCGCAAACTGTGATTAAAAGTGGCGACACGGCTGCTGTGGCTTTATTCAACAAATTCAACCACGTTCAAATGCCCAACCATCCAGACCTCAGCGAAGGGCAGATCAAAAACGTTGTGGAATACATCAAGACCGAAGCAAAAGCAGGCGGTGAAAAAGCGCCGTTTGCCAAACCATATTCGGCGCGTCCAAATTATGCGCCTCTTTCTTCTGCTAACTACGGTTTCTTTCTCTCCTATTTTGCCCTGGTGGGTTTGCTGATTTGCGTTTTGTTGTTTGCCGTGCAATTGAAACAATACGAGAGGCGTGTGGCTGGCGAAGAGTAA
- a CDS encoding phosphatase PAP2 family protein, translating into MTSCDTEKETEVLKKAKARQHGDSLFDAHSVKTAFVLTASYLIVSAILIGFKTEQVILVALFNACYFAGRPTRRFILGFSVFIVYWIVFDYMKAFPNYKFNTVHIQDLYQAEKSLFSFSSQGKMITPNEFFAQNTSSFFDLLSGIFYLCWIPLPLAFAGVLFFKNRSLFFQFALTFFLVNIIGFIGYYLYPAAPPWYVAQHGFDFISSTPGNTAGLGRFDALVGAGVFKSIYAKSSNVFAAMPSLHASYILIVLFYGLKGKFGTWNILFALVMIGIWFAAVYSSHHYVLDVLAGVGCAIVGIALFQWWIKTKTGRAVLQKLVRMVTI; encoded by the coding sequence ATGACTTCTTGCGATACGGAAAAGGAAACCGAAGTGCTTAAGAAAGCGAAAGCCCGTCAACACGGTGATTCTCTCTTTGATGCGCATTCCGTTAAAACGGCTTTTGTATTAACCGCCTCTTATCTTATTGTTTCGGCTATTTTAATTGGCTTCAAGACAGAACAGGTCATTCTTGTTGCTCTTTTTAATGCTTGCTATTTTGCCGGCCGCCCCACACGACGGTTTATTCTTGGTTTCTCTGTTTTTATCGTGTATTGGATTGTGTTCGACTACATGAAAGCCTTTCCCAATTACAAGTTCAATACCGTTCATATTCAGGACTTGTACCAAGCGGAAAAAAGCCTTTTCAGCTTTTCTTCGCAAGGCAAGATGATTACGCCAAATGAATTTTTCGCACAAAACACATCGTCCTTTTTTGATTTGCTTTCCGGTATTTTTTATTTGTGTTGGATTCCTCTGCCTTTGGCTTTTGCCGGCGTTCTGTTTTTCAAAAACAGGTCTTTGTTTTTCCAATTTGCGCTGACGTTTTTTTTGGTAAACATCATCGGTTTTATAGGCTATTATCTTTATCCCGCGGCACCGCCCTGGTACGTTGCACAACACGGTTTTGATTTTATTTCCTCTACGCCGGGCAATACGGCAGGCCTTGGACGTTTTGATGCTCTTGTTGGCGCCGGCGTTTTTAAAAGCATTTATGCGAAAAGCTCCAACGTGTTTGCGGCCATGCCTTCGCTGCATGCTTCGTATATACTGATCGTACTGTTTTATGGCCTGAAAGGAAAGTTTGGGACCTGGAATATTTTATTTGCTCTTGTTATGATTGGAATTTGGTTTGCCGCTGTTTATTCAAGCCATCATTATGTGCTGGATGTTTTGGCTGGCGTGGGCTGTGCCATTGTGGGCATTGCGCTTTTTCAATGGTGGATAAAAACAAAAACCGGCCGGGCCGTTTTGCAAAAACTGGTTCGAATGGTCACCATCTAA
- a CDS encoding GtrA family protein, with protein sequence MFTFAKAQLASFAASLIDYVIMILSVEFFGFWYVAGSSAGTIIGGVTNFSIGRQWVFRGGYTAPHIQLGRYFLVWLGYLLLATSGIYLLTHIGGLNYIVSKITVTLFLAIAYNYPLQKRFVFR encoded by the coding sequence ATGTTCACGTTTGCCAAAGCTCAACTGGCCTCGTTTGCCGCTTCACTGATTGATTACGTAATAATGATTCTTTCCGTGGAGTTCTTCGGTTTTTGGTACGTTGCGGGCAGCAGTGCAGGAACCATCATTGGCGGCGTTACCAATTTTTCAATAGGAAGGCAATGGGTTTTTCGAGGCGGCTATACGGCCCCTCACATTCAGCTTGGCCGCTACTTTTTGGTGTGGCTGGGCTATTTGCTGCTGGCTACTTCGGGGATTTACCTGCTTACACACATCGGGGGTCTTAATTACATTGTTTCTAAAATTACCGTTACTTTGTTTTTAGCGATTGCTTACAATTACCCTTTGCAAAAAAGGTTTGTTTTCAGGTAA
- a CDS encoding phosphatidylglycerophosphatase A family protein — protein MIVNKLIATCLGIGYLQKGAGTVAALFCCLLWWALRIDQTSWVEQTTHILVLFFAGVWVSARVEKIWGHDSNRIVIDEWLGMSVALFLLPFSWMNYLLAFILFRFFDIAKPLFIRNAEAAPAGWGVMLDDLLAGIYSAVILHLLIKYFSF, from the coding sequence ATGATCGTAAACAAACTGATTGCCACTTGCCTCGGCATTGGCTATCTGCAAAAAGGTGCAGGCACAGTGGCTGCACTTTTTTGTTGCCTTTTGTGGTGGGCTTTGCGCATTGACCAAACGAGTTGGGTTGAACAAACAACACACATTCTTGTTTTGTTTTTTGCCGGTGTTTGGGTGTCGGCAAGGGTAGAAAAAATTTGGGGACACGACAGCAATCGAATTGTCATTGACGAGTGGCTGGGCATGAGCGTGGCGTTGTTCCTGCTGCCGTTCAGTTGGATGAATTATCTTTTAGCTTTTATTCTGTTTCGTTTTTTCGACATTGCCAAGCCTTTGTTCATTCGCAACGCAGAAGCAGCGCCAGCGGGTTGGGGCGTGATGCTTGACGATCTTTTAGCGGGCATTTATTCTGCTGTAATTTTGCATCTGCTCATCAAATATTTTTCTTTTTAA
- a CDS encoding CDP-alcohol phosphatidyltransferase family protein — protein METRPLRVRLQFGIYKIIDPFVKLLVKIGFTPNVVTVIGFLLNVGVAVIFIMGAEEGNRGDFRYVGWAGGLVLFAGLFDMLDGQVARLGKMSSSFGALLDSVLDRYSELFTFLGICYYLIAHHYFMSSLIAFIGLIGSMMVSYTRARAEGLGIECKGGLMQRPERVVLVGTSALACGIVSGYIGGNYKLFVKGIPFHVFETMSVFTLPLAVLAVLTNLTAYQRLMDAKRALEAKDRQKASSQQRLVKL, from the coding sequence ATGGAAACCAGACCTCTTCGTGTACGACTTCAATTCGGTATTTATAAAATCATTGACCCGTTTGTAAAGCTGCTGGTGAAGATTGGCTTTACACCAAACGTGGTGACGGTTATCGGTTTCCTGCTCAACGTTGGCGTGGCAGTTATCTTTATAATGGGTGCCGAAGAAGGCAACCGCGGCGACTTTCGGTACGTTGGCTGGGCCGGTGGTCTTGTACTTTTTGCAGGGTTGTTTGACATGCTTGACGGACAAGTAGCAAGGCTGGGAAAAATGAGTTCGTCCTTCGGTGCTTTGCTCGATTCTGTTTTAGACCGGTATAGCGAGCTATTTACCTTTCTCGGCATTTGCTACTATTTAATTGCGCATCACTATTTCATGTCTTCTCTCATTGCGTTTATCGGGTTGATTGGCTCAATGATGGTAAGCTACACCCGCGCAAGGGCCGAAGGTTTAGGGATTGAATGTAAGGGCGGTCTAATGCAACGCCCCGAACGAGTTGTATTGGTGGGCACTTCGGCGCTTGCTTGTGGCATTGTTTCGGGATACATTGGCGGCAATTACAAGTTGTTTGTAAAAGGCATCCCGTTTCATGTGTTTGAAACAATGTCGGTGTTTACGCTGCCGCTTGCCGTATTGGCCGTGCTTACAAACCTTACGGCTTATCAACGCCTGATGGATGCCAAACGTGCACTCGAAGCAAAGGACCGGCAGAAAGCATCAAGTCAACAACGTCTTGTGAAACTATAA
- a CDS encoding N-acetylmuramoyl-L-alanine amidase family protein — MLKKPFLFLFFFLFSLCFFSFAQPPKKAGRTIIIDPGHGGPDQGADGLHSTEAQLTLAISKRLGELMEKELPDVNLLFTRTTDVFPGNTRTKNDALHYRASFANQSKADLFISIHCNSAGRAPGGWNERRIVGYDEKVTYTGKKKKKKHVVKVPIYESFYVTNVTKGTETFVWTAAENSHKGQFVTGNGEFDSGEGNDSTIVEQANDPVINALKSVYSKKYFLKSVKLGEFVQQEFEKAGRINRGVKQRNEKGIWVLHATGMPSILIEAGFISNKEEEEYMNSESGQTEIANNILQAIKAYLSSLDAPAKGA; from the coding sequence ATGTTGAAAAAACCATTTCTGTTTCTCTTTTTTTTCCTCTTTTCCCTTTGCTTTTTTTCTTTCGCGCAGCCACCAAAAAAAGCGGGTCGAACCATCATTATTGACCCCGGCCACGGTGGGCCCGACCAAGGCGCCGACGGACTCCATTCTACCGAAGCACAGTTAACGCTTGCCATCAGCAAACGACTGGGTGAACTCATGGAAAAAGAATTGCCCGACGTGAATCTTTTGTTTACCCGCACTACTGATGTCTTTCCCGGCAATACCCGAACAAAGAACGACGCCTTGCATTACCGCGCTTCTTTTGCCAACCAGTCAAAGGCCGATTTATTCATCAGCATTCATTGCAATTCCGCAGGACGTGCGCCGGGCGGCTGGAACGAAAGGCGCATTGTAGGCTATGATGAGAAAGTAACGTACACCGGCAAAAAGAAAAAGAAGAAGCACGTAGTGAAAGTGCCTATCTACGAAAGCTTTTACGTAACCAACGTCACCAAAGGCACCGAAACCTTTGTGTGGACGGCCGCTGAGAATTCGCACAAAGGACAGTTTGTTACCGGGAACGGCGAGTTTGATAGCGGCGAAGGCAACGACAGCACCATTGTGGAGCAGGCCAACGATCCCGTGATTAACGCACTGAAATCCGTTTACAGCAAGAAATATTTTTTAAAAAGCGTTAAGCTGGGCGAGTTTGTGCAACAGGAATTTGAAAAGGCTGGCCGCATTAACCGCGGCGTAAAACAACGAAACGAAAAAGGCATTTGGGTTTTGCACGCCACGGGTATGCCGAGCATTTTGATTGAAGCCGGCTTTATCTCTAACAAAGAAGAAGAAGAATACATGAACAGCGAGAGCGGTCAAACCGAAATCGCCAACAACATCCTGCAAGCTATCAAAGCCTATCTTTCGTCGCTTGACGCACCGGCAAAAGGAGCATAA
- a CDS encoding NADPH-dependent FMN reductase, giving the protein MELTQDPEATTHTKNILAIIGSASDSSSNQKLVEHLSRLLPNNFVLTAFGDLKTLPHFDPKLSVENPPETVVRFREAVAKADGLIICTPEYVFSIPSGLKNAIEWCVATTVFSNKPTGLITASAQGERGHEELQLIMRTVMARFTDETCLLIQGIKGKISEDGNIKDSKTQRNLTEFAEAFVLLVNDTTAVEQQ; this is encoded by the coding sequence ATGGAATTGACGCAAGACCCAGAGGCAACGACGCATACAAAAAACATCCTGGCAATTATTGGAAGCGCAAGCGATAGTTCATCAAACCAAAAACTCGTTGAACATCTATCCCGCTTGCTGCCAAACAATTTTGTGTTGACGGCGTTTGGCGATTTAAAAACGCTTCCGCATTTTGATCCAAAACTGTCTGTAGAAAATCCGCCGGAAACAGTGGTAAGATTTAGAGAAGCCGTTGCAAAAGCCGACGGCTTGATTATCTGCACGCCGGAATATGTTTTTAGCATTCCCAGCGGATTGAAAAACGCCATTGAATGGTGCGTTGCTACAACTGTATTCAGCAACAAACCAACGGGTTTGATTACGGCTTCGGCACAAGGTGAAAGAGGCCACGAAGAATTGCAGTTGATTATGCGAACAGTAATGGCGAGGTTCACCGACGAAACTTGCCTGCTGATTCAGGGTATAAAGGGAAAAATATCTGAAGACGGAAACATTAAGGATAGCAAAACGCAACGGAATTTAACGGAATTCGCGGAAGCTTTTGTCTTGTTGGTAAACGATACTACTGCCGTAGAACAACAATGA
- a CDS encoding inositol-3-phosphate synthase: MLTNIEKKDGKLGVLIPGLGAVATTLIAGVEAVKKGLAQPVGSLTQMGNIRLGKRTENRYPKIKEFVPLADLQDIVFGGWDVYSDNVFEAASKAKVLEPLLLHAVKAELEAIKPMKAVFDKSYISNLDGDHVKAAASKADLAKALMDDIENFRDANDCARVVIVWCGSTEKYIEPSAVHQSLESFEEGLRNNDAAISPSMIYAYAALKLGVPFANGAPNLTVDIPALVELSKQTATPIGGKDFKTGQTLMKTILAPGLAARALGVKGWFSSNILGNRDGYVLDHPDNFKTKEVSKLSVLEDILQPEHNQELYGELYHKVRINYYPPHGDNKESWDNIDIFGWLGYPMQIKINFLCRDSILAAPIVLDLALFMDLAKRAGMSGIQEWLSFYFKSPQTAPGLRPEHDIFKQLIKLQNTLRHLMGEDLITHLGLDYYQDLVEAMS, encoded by the coding sequence ATGCTCACCAACATTGAGAAAAAAGACGGCAAACTGGGTGTGCTCATTCCCGGTTTAGGGGCCGTGGCTACCACGCTAATTGCAGGTGTGGAAGCCGTGAAAAAAGGTCTGGCCCAACCGGTAGGCTCACTTACGCAAATGGGCAACATTCGCCTGGGAAAAAGAACGGAAAACCGCTACCCAAAGATCAAAGAATTTGTGCCGCTGGCCGATTTGCAGGATATTGTTTTTGGCGGCTGGGATGTTTACAGTGACAACGTATTTGAAGCGGCAAGCAAAGCAAAAGTGCTGGAGCCGCTGTTGCTTCATGCAGTGAAAGCCGAACTGGAAGCGATTAAGCCCATGAAAGCGGTCTTTGATAAAAGCTACATTTCAAACCTCGACGGCGATCACGTGAAAGCCGCAGCCAGCAAAGCTGATCTGGCAAAAGCCTTAATGGACGACATTGAAAATTTTCGCGATGCCAATGACTGCGCAAGGGTGGTAATTGTGTGGTGCGGCTCTACTGAAAAATACATCGAGCCTTCGGCGGTGCATCAATCGCTGGAAAGTTTTGAAGAAGGTTTGCGCAACAACGATGCGGCCATTTCACCGTCTATGATTTATGCCTACGCGGCATTGAAACTGGGCGTGCCTTTTGCCAACGGCGCTCCCAATCTAACGGTTGACATTCCGGCCCTGGTTGAGTTATCGAAACAAACGGCCACGCCCATTGGCGGTAAAGACTTTAAAACCGGCCAGACTTTGATGAAGACCATTTTGGCTCCCGGTTTAGCGGCTCGTGCCCTTGGTGTGAAAGGTTGGTTCTCCAGCAATATTCTTGGTAACCGCGACGGTTACGTGTTGGATCATCCCGATAATTTCAAAACAAAAGAAGTATCGAAGCTGAGTGTGTTGGAAGACATTTTGCAACCCGAACACAACCAGGAACTCTACGGTGAACTTTATCACAAAGTGCGCATCAATTATTATCCGCCGCACGGCGATAACAAAGAGAGCTGGGACAACATTGACATCTTTGGCTGGCTTGGTTATCCCATGCAGATTAAGATTAATTTTCTTTGCCGCGATTCCATTTTGGCTGCGCCGATTGTTCTCGATCTTGCACTCTTCATGGACCTGGCCAAACGTGCCGGCATGTCGGGCATACAGGAGTGGTTGTCGTTTTACTTTAAATCGCCGCAAACCGCTCCGGGCCTGCGCCCCGAGCACGACATCTTCAAGCAATTGATCAAGCTGCAAAATACGCTGCGCCACCTCATGGGCGAAGACCTGATCACGCATCTCGGTTTGGATTATTACCAGGATCTTGTAGAAGCAATGTCATGA
- the ung gene encoding uracil-DNA glycosylase encodes MNVRIEESWKEVLQEEFKKPYFKQITAHIKTEKEQGKTIYPPGPLIFNAFEQTPFDNVKVVLLGQDPYHGKGQAMGLSFSVPDGVPKPPSLVNIFKELHDDTGVPIPNTGNLTKWAQGGVMLLNAALTVRAGEPNSHAKIGWHQFTDTVIQKISELKENVVFLLWGKFAQDKTELINTKKHHVLKAAHPSPFAADKGFFGCRHFSKTNAYLVKHGIDPVDWAI; translated from the coding sequence ATGAACGTCAGGATTGAAGAATCGTGGAAAGAAGTCTTGCAGGAAGAATTTAAGAAGCCATACTTCAAACAAATTACAGCGCACATTAAAACCGAAAAAGAACAGGGCAAAACCATTTATCCGCCAGGGCCTTTAATCTTCAATGCGTTTGAACAAACGCCTTTCGATAATGTGAAGGTTGTCTTGCTCGGACAAGATCCTTATCACGGAAAAGGGCAAGCGATGGGCTTAAGCTTTTCGGTGCCTGATGGCGTGCCCAAGCCGCCTTCGCTCGTCAATATTTTTAAAGAACTGCACGACGATACCGGCGTGCCCATTCCCAATACAGGCAATCTGACCAAATGGGCGCAAGGAGGTGTAATGTTGTTGAACGCTGCGCTTACGGTACGTGCCGGCGAACCAAACAGCCATGCAAAAATTGGCTGGCACCAGTTTACCGATACCGTCATCCAAAAAATATCCGAATTAAAAGAGAACGTGGTGTTTTTGTTGTGGGGAAAATTTGCGCAGGACAAAACAGAATTGATCAATACAAAAAAGCATCACGTATTAAAAGCAGCGCACCCTTCTCCTTTTGCTGCCGACAAAGGCTTTTTTGGCTGCCGCCATTTTTCAAAAACCAATGCGTATTTGGTAAAGCACGGCATTGATCCGGTTGACTGGGCAATATGA
- a CDS encoding putative LPS assembly protein LptD produces MATATFCIVLTSAKTQAAGGQNTISSEQIKDTIPKKQSAIGHQQSAFRNRQLAKDTIPRTSRDSLLVLSDTLPPRKNDSSFTAQRTDTFSLKLAKDTLDAPVEYQAEDSAVLLVKEQRFILYGKTETKYKDVLINAPRTVLDQQTNILTAIGEKDSLGRTLTRATFKSKEQMFESDSFQYNFKSQKGLTTNTYTKEGEFYIKANVSKKIDERTVYVKEGYFTTCNLDDPHFAFKTNKMKVISNSLAVSGPTHPEFEGVPIPIYLPFGIYPLSQGRHSGFLPPQFTSNVQFGLGLEGMGWYQVLNDYVDVTVRTNVYSYGGWNLNLIPQYRKRYRYNGSFNIGITHTKFAFKGDPDYQLIKAFQINWNHSMDSRAKPGVNFMASVTAGSTRYNQYIANNPYKNFQNNLYSSISYTRQWQGKPYSLQLSANHNQNSLSRLINVTLPDAGFTVTTQYPFQRKEFVGTPRWYEKIGVGYSAVARNQISFYDTGHVSLRTILDTMQWGAQHRFPISLQLPPLGKFFVSPFVNYEETWYTKRFSRVWDSANKKVDTLSLRKGFYTDRQLNFGISFNTNIYGMYEFGKNSNIVAIRHVMRPTVSFNYKPNVSKRNYDYIQTDTLGHKQALAQFEGNLFSPYSYGRFGGLSFGLDNNLEMKVRNKKDTAEGGTKKVKLIDGFGFTSAYNFLDTAFKLQPFNLYFRTTLFEKLSISAQGQLDPYQATDSGLRVNRFVWEGGRFTPGRFTGGSISASTSFQSKSKDGDKSKKQTTITDPNLLSDQQALQDYMQRNPAEFVDFNIPWSVNLSYSLSFNRTLKPDYSGYTTSINSSISFNNSFNLTPKWNFSTNGFFDFNTGKVTSFSMSIAREMHCWQMSIAVTPIGNYQYFNITLSPKSSVLRDLRVNRTRTFYNY; encoded by the coding sequence ATGGCCACAGCCACATTTTGCATTGTGCTAACGTCGGCAAAGACACAAGCCGCAGGCGGACAAAATACAATTTCTTCAGAGCAGATCAAAGACACGATTCCGAAGAAGCAATCGGCAATCGGTCATCAGCAATCAGCATTCAGAAACCGGCAATTGGCAAAAGACACAATTCCCCGAACGAGTCGCGATTCGCTGCTGGTTCTTTCCGATACGCTTCCGCCACGCAAGAACGATTCAAGTTTCACCGCGCAACGCACCGATACCTTTTCCCTAAAGCTTGCGAAGGACACATTAGACGCGCCGGTAGAGTACCAGGCCGAAGACAGCGCCGTGCTGTTGGTGAAAGAACAACGGTTTATCCTGTACGGCAAAACGGAAACGAAATACAAAGACGTTTTAATCAATGCACCCCGAACCGTTCTTGACCAACAGACCAATATATTAACGGCAATCGGTGAGAAGGACAGCCTCGGACGAACGCTTACACGTGCAACGTTCAAGAGCAAGGAACAAATGTTTGAAAGCGATTCCTTTCAATACAATTTTAAGAGCCAGAAAGGTCTTACAACGAATACTTACACCAAAGAAGGGGAGTTTTACATTAAAGCCAATGTGTCGAAGAAAATAGACGAACGGACCGTGTACGTGAAAGAAGGCTATTTCACCACCTGCAATTTGGACGATCCGCATTTTGCCTTCAAGACAAACAAGATGAAGGTTATCTCCAACAGCCTTGCGGTTTCGGGGCCAACGCACCCGGAATTTGAAGGCGTGCCCATTCCCATTTATTTGCCTTTTGGCATTTACCCGCTTTCGCAGGGAAGGCATTCCGGTTTTTTGCCGCCGCAGTTTACCTCAAACGTACAATTTGGTTTGGGCCTTGAAGGCATGGGCTGGTACCAGGTGCTGAACGATTACGTGGACGTTACCGTTCGCACCAACGTTTATTCTTATGGTGGTTGGAACCTGAACCTCATTCCGCAATACCGCAAGCGCTATCGCTACAACGGTTCGTTCAACATCGGCATCACCCATACAAAGTTTGCCTTCAAGGGCGACCCCGATTATCAACTCATTAAAGCTTTTCAGATCAACTGGAACCACAGCATGGACTCGCGGGCTAAACCGGGAGTCAATTTCATGGCTTCGGTTACCGCCGGCTCTACGCGGTACAACCAATACATTGCCAACAACCCGTACAAGAATTTTCAAAACAATCTTTATTCCTCTATTTCGTACACGCGGCAATGGCAGGGCAAACCTTACTCGTTGCAGCTTAGTGCAAACCACAACCAGAACAGCCTTAGCCGTCTTATCAATGTTACCTTGCCCGATGCCGGTTTTACGGTAACCACGCAATACCCGTTTCAGCGCAAAGAGTTTGTAGGTACGCCGCGCTGGTACGAAAAGATTGGCGTTGGATACAGCGCTGTAGCCCGCAACCAGATTTCGTTTTACGATACCGGCCACGTAAGCCTGCGCACTATTTTGGATACGATGCAATGGGGCGCACAACACCGTTTCCCCATCAGTCTGCAATTGCCGCCTTTGGGAAAATTCTTTGTCAGCCCTTTTGTGAATTACGAAGAGACATGGTACACCAAACGCTTTAGCCGCGTGTGGGACAGCGCAAATAAAAAAGTAGATACGCTCAGTCTTCGCAAAGGTTTTTATACAGACCGGCAATTAAACTTTGGCATCAGCTTTAACACCAACATTTACGGTATGTACGAGTTTGGAAAAAACTCGAACATCGTAGCCATTCGCCACGTGATGCGGCCCACCGTTAGTTTCAACTACAAGCCCAATGTTTCCAAACGTAACTACGACTACATACAAACCGACACACTTGGGCACAAGCAAGCCCTGGCACAATTTGAAGGAAATTTGTTTTCACCTTATTCGTACGGGCGGTTTGGCGGATTGAGCTTTGGCCTGGACAACAATCTGGAGATGAAAGTGCGCAACAAAAAAGATACGGCCGAAGGAGGAACGAAAAAGGTCAAGTTGATTGACGGTTTTGGTTTTACAAGCGCCTATAATTTTTTGGATACTGCTTTCAAGCTTCAGCCCTTCAATCTTTATTTCCGCACAACCTTGTTTGAAAAACTCAGCATCTCGGCGCAAGGCCAGCTTGATCCTTACCAGGCCACGGATTCGGGCTTGCGTGTAAATCGTTTTGTATGGGAAGGCGGCCGGTTCACGCCGGGCCGTTTTACCGGCGGGAGTATCTCGGCTTCTACTTCGTTTCAAAGCAAGTCAAAAGACGGCGACAAGTCAAAGAAGCAAACAACAATTACAGACCCCAATCTTTTGAGCGACCAGCAAGCCTTGCAGGATTACATGCAGCGCAACCCTGCCGAGTTTGTGGATTTCAATATTCCATGGTCCGTGAACCTTTCGTATTCCTTGTCTTTTAACCGAACCCTGAAGCCGGACTACAGCGGCTATACAACGAGCATTAATTCGAGCATCTCCTTCAACAACAGTTTTAATTTAACGCCCAAGTGGAACTTCAGCACCAACGGCTTTTTTGATTTCAACACGGGCAAGGTGACGAGCTTCTCCATGAGCATTGCCCGCGAAATGCACTGCTGGCAAATGTCCATTGCCGTGACGCCCATTGGCAATTACCAGTACTTCAACATTACGCTAAGTCCCAAGTCATCGGTACTGCGAGACTTGCGGGTAAACAGGACAAGAACGTTTTACAATTATTAA
- a CDS encoding lysophospholipid acyltransferase family protein: MNLLKNILGRIMAFWALLVFVLSLLVFVIPVWLADRLSEPKRSRVSHIFYCGWMTTFFVLSGVRRVFKGRENFKEGQNYVVICNHRSMMDPPLSTPAIPGPNKTIAKVEMAKIPVFGVIYRSGAVLVDRKSDEGRRQAYIKMKEVLGRGLHMCIYPEGTRNKTKEPLTRFQDGAFRLAIDAKKPIIPSLIFNTERVLPRKPFFFWPTKVEMHFLPQIDVEGKSVQQLKEEAFEKMKAYYVANA; the protein is encoded by the coding sequence ATGAATCTTCTTAAAAACATTTTAGGCCGGATTATGGCTTTTTGGGCGCTGCTCGTATTCGTGCTTTCCCTGTTGGTTTTCGTTATTCCCGTTTGGCTGGCTGACCGTCTTTCCGAACCGAAACGCTCAAGGGTTTCGCATATTTTTTATTGCGGCTGGATGACAACCTTTTTTGTACTGTCGGGTGTGCGGCGTGTTTTTAAAGGCAGAGAAAATTTTAAGGAGGGACAGAACTACGTGGTTATTTGCAATCACCGTTCAATGATGGACCCACCGCTCTCCACTCCGGCCATTCCCGGGCCAAACAAAACAATTGCAAAAGTTGAAATGGCGAAAATCCCCGTGTTCGGGGTTATTTACCGGAGCGGCGCAGTGTTGGTTGACCGCAAAAGCGATGAAGGCAGAAGGCAGGCTTATATTAAGATGAAAGAAGTACTCGGCCGGGGTTTGCACATGTGCATTTATCCCGAAGGCACACGCAACAAAACAAAGGAACCGTTGACACGGTTTCAAGACGGCGCTTTTCGCCTGGCAATTGATGCCAAAAAGCCCATTATTCCTTCGCTGATCTTTAACACAGAGAGAGTGTTGCCGCGAAAGCCTTTCTTTTTTTGGCCCACCAAAGTGGAGATGCATTTTTTACCGCAAATAGATGTAGAAGGAAAATCGGTGCAGCAACTAAAAGAAGAAGCGTTTGAAAAGATGAAAGCTTATTACGTCGCAAACGCTTAA